A genome region from Alistipes dispar includes the following:
- a CDS encoding glycoside hydrolase family 43 protein, whose translation MNIRFFSLLALAGCTVFGVSCAGSGTPERSGNPIFEGWYADPEAVVYDGTCWVYPTSSLPYDEQLSFDCFSSDDLVHWTKHTGILKQADVAWARRAMWAPAAIRKDGRYYFFFAANDVHEGEVGGIGVAVSDRPEGPYRDLLGKPLINEIVNGAQPIDQFVYEHGGEYYMYYGGWGHCNVVRLKEDFTGIRPFDDGELYKEITPERYTEGPFLFERKGKYYFMWSEGAWTGPDYSVAYAVSDSPLGPFERIGTIMRQDPAVATGAGHHSVIRIPGTDDYYIVYHRHPLGDGEGAHRQVCIERMTFDAEGRIEPVRLTFEGVEARDLSRNL comes from the coding sequence ATGAACATCCGCTTTTTCAGCCTGCTCGCGTTGGCGGGGTGCACGGTATTCGGCGTCTCCTGCGCCGGGTCCGGAACGCCGGAACGGAGCGGCAACCCCATTTTCGAGGGATGGTATGCCGATCCCGAAGCCGTCGTTTACGACGGAACCTGCTGGGTCTATCCCACGAGCAGCCTTCCCTACGACGAGCAGCTCTCCTTCGACTGCTTCTCCTCCGACGACCTGGTGCACTGGACGAAGCACACCGGCATCCTGAAGCAGGCCGACGTGGCGTGGGCGCGGCGGGCCATGTGGGCGCCGGCCGCCATCCGCAAGGACGGCCGCTACTACTTCTTCTTCGCGGCCAACGACGTGCACGAAGGCGAGGTCGGCGGTATCGGCGTGGCGGTGAGCGACCGTCCCGAGGGACCCTACCGCGATCTGCTCGGCAAGCCGCTGATCAATGAGATCGTGAACGGCGCGCAGCCCATCGACCAGTTCGTTTACGAACACGGGGGCGAATACTACATGTATTACGGCGGCTGGGGCCACTGCAACGTGGTGCGGCTGAAGGAGGACTTCACGGGAATCCGACCTTTCGACGACGGGGAGCTCTACAAGGAGATCACCCCCGAACGCTATACCGAGGGGCCGTTCCTGTTCGAACGCAAGGGAAAATACTATTTCATGTGGTCCGAGGGAGCCTGGACGGGCCCCGACTATTCGGTGGCCTACGCCGTGTCGGATTCGCCGCTCGGACCGTTCGAACGCATCGGAACGATCATGCGGCAGGACCCCGCCGTGGCTACGGGAGCCGGACATCACTCCGTGATCCGCATCCCGGGCACGGACGACTACTATATCGTCTATCACCGTCATCCGCTGGGCGACGGCGAGGGGGCTCACCGGCAGGTGTGCATCGAACGGATGACGTTCGACGCCGAGGGCCGGATCGAGCCGGTCCGGCTG